In a genomic window of Leishmania donovani BPK282A1 complete genome, chromosome 32:
- a CDS encoding NAD+ synthase, putative → MPVAPLHPELQRMLKENRRARAFDPGAWIEMKCAKLNDYMRRCGLKACVTSVSGGIDSAVVLAMCARAMRAHNSPIKKNVGLCQPIHSSDWALRRGKENIAACGATEVVVDQTALHTELVTLVEKAVGIDGGAFARGQLRSYMRTPTGFYVAQLLTQEGTPAVVMGTGNKDEDFYLGYFCKAGDGVVDVQIISDLHKSEVFLVAEVLGVPENTRHAAPSADLWEAQTDEDELGFPYDFVEFFTEWYLKQLETAKLEFLNSLSDEARDQFERYVAACELVHRRNAHKLQGQVNL, encoded by the coding sequence atgccggtggcgccgcttcATCCAGAGCTCCAGCGCATGCTCAAAGAGAACCGTAGGGCCCGCGCTTTCGACCCGGGTGCGTGGATTGAGATGAAGTGCGCGAAGCTGAACGACTACATGCGCCGGTGCGGTCTGAAGGCCTGCGTGACGAGTGTCTCGGGCGGGATCGACTCGGCCGTCGTGCTCgccatgtgtgcgcgcgcaatGCGGGCGCACAACAGCCCCATTAAGAAAAACGTGGGACTGTGCCAGCCCATCCACAGTAGTGACTGGGCACTGAGGAGGGGAAAGGAGAACATCGCCGCCTGCGGTGCGACGGAGGTCGTTGTTGACCAAACCGCCCTTCACACCGAACTCGTCACGCTTGTAGAGAAGGCTGTCGGCAttgacggcggcgcctttGCGCgtgggcagctgcgcagctaCATGCGTACCCCAACGGGCTTTtacgtggcgcagctgctcaccCAAGAAGGTACGCCGGCAGTTGTCATGGGCACCGGCAACAAGGACGAAGACTTTTACCTGGGCTACTTCTGCAAGGCTGGCGACGGTGTCGTGGATGTGCAGATCATCTCCGACCTACACAAGAGCGAGGTGTTTCTCGTCGCCGAGGTCCTTGGGGTGCCGGAGAACACGCGCCATGCGGCCCCATCCGCCGACCTCTGGGAGGCACAGACTGACGAGGATGAGCTGGGCTTCCCGTACGACTTTGTGGAGTTTTTTACGGAGTGGTACTTGAAACAGCTCGAGACGGCCAAGCTCGAATTCCTGAATAGCCTATCTGATGAGGCCCGAGACCAGTTTGAGCGGTACGTCGCCGCCTGCGAGCTCGTGCACCGCCGTAACGCGCACAAGCTGCAGGGCCAAGTGAACCTCTAA
- a CDS encoding protein phosphatase 2C, putative, with protein MIPLKLAPPRRPPAKQPMSSAKQMQYLSQQQVQMARMLQQHTRDRRTYIVRSILLFVTLTVMTGYGYYSYGVIVALTVLIGGWLMGWLELLQIVLAWVARNAGQPNFDELLRRADIMSEPMKEKESVSGENEFLEYGSSSMQGWRRSMEDAHTLLLLEKGGFFGVYDGHSGAATAKYCGEYMFQFVHQTKAFMKGEISKALYDGFIAIDKYLHSIPSFERGGCAAVVLYLDGDDVYCANAGDSRCVMCRNGSVDALSTDHKPFLPSEQMRIERAGCYVLNRRVNGMLALSRAIGDFMFKNNAQVSWEMQAVTSAPEVRVTKLNRDKDEFAVLACDGIWDIMSSKQVVDFVRPRIQERVPLGKICEELMDACLSPQPFRLGCDNMSVVIVKFKRGPQGGAQTAQATITGSPHMVPPRLPAASASVADDDSTVSGTNDTRSHAAVSEVSNGVLLTPGTAGKTSTAAADKAAASGHRKEGVGSVEPKESPLVSPKVSSAKMTSEPSRSALTKALHSSSSHQSGEDARDSRDCEDTSNGSSAAMSFHPKVLSPTGSTPDFNMRDKGV; from the coding sequence ATGATTCCACTGAAGCTTGCCCCGCCGCGACGACCTCCCGCGAAACAGCCGATGTCCTCCGCAAAGCAGATGCAGTACTTGagccagcagcaggtgcagatGGCGCGtatgctgcagcagcacacgcgtgATCGGCGCACCTACATTGTCCGCTCCATCCTGCTCTTCGTTACCCTCACAGTAATGACGGGCTACGGCTACTATTCATATGGCGTTATTGTAGCCCTCACCGTTCTCATCGGTGGATGGTTGATGGGATGGCTGGAGCTCTTGCAGATTGTGCTCGCATGGGTGGCCCGCAACGCTGGGCAGCCCAACTtcgatgagctgctgcgccgcgctgaCATCATGAGTGAGCCgatgaaggaaaaggagagcgTCAGCGGGGAGAACGAGTTCCTGGAGTACGGCTCAAGTAGTATGCAAGGATGGCGTCGCTCCATGGAGGACGCGCACACGTTGCTGCTCCTCGAGAAGGGCGGGTTCTTCGGCGTTTACGATGGCCACAGCGgggccgcgacggcgaagtACTGCGGCGAGTACATGTTTCAGTTTGTCCATCAGACAAAGGCGTTCATGAAAGGCGAAATCTCGAAGGCCCTCTACGACGGCTTTATTGCGATTGACAAGTATCTGCACTCTATCCCGAGTTTTGAGCGCGGCGGGTGTGCAGCTGTCGTGCTCTACTTAGACGGCGATGACGTGTACTGCGCGAACGCCGGCGATAGCCGCTGTGTCATGtgccgcaacggcagcgtcgatgcGCTCAGCACGGATCACAAGCCTTTTCTACCATCCGAGCAGATGCGCATCGAGCGCGCCGGCTGCTACGTGCTTAACCGCCGTGTGAACGGTATGTTGGCTCTGAGTCGCGCCATCGGCGACTTTATGTTCAAAAACAACGCGCAGGTATCGTGGGAGATGCAGGCGGTGACGAGTGCGCCGGAGGTGCGGGTCACGAAGCTCAATCGCGACAAGGACGAGTTTGCCGTCTTGGCGTGCGACGGCATCTGGGATATCATGTCGAGCAAGCAGGTCGTGGACTTTGTGCGGCCGCGCATCCAGGAGCGTGTGCCACTTGGGAAGATCTGTGAGGAGCTGATGGATGCCTGTCTCTCCCCGCAGCCGTTCCGGCTCGGCTGCGACAACATGTCTGTTGTCATCGTGAAGTTCAAGCGCGGACCTCAAGGCGGTGCTCAAACTGCCCAGGCAACCATCACCGGCTCGCCACATATGGTGCCGCCCCGTCTGCCAGCCGCATCCGCATCCGTGGCGGACGACGACAGCACCGTCTCCGGCACGAATGATACTCgctcgcacgccgccgtgTCGGAGGTGTCCAACGGCGTACTCTTGACACCTGGTACTGCAGGGAAGAcaagcaccgcagcggctgacaaagcagcagcatcgggCCATAGAAAAGAGGGAGTCGGCTCTGTGGAGCCGAAAGAGTCGCCTCTGGTATCGCCAAAGGTCTCCTCCGCGAAGATGACCTCAGAGCCTTCCAGATCTGCGTTGACGAAAGCCTTGcacagctccagcagccATCAATCTGGCGAGGATGCACGTGACAGCCGAGACTGTGAGGACACGTCGAATGGGTCTTCTGCGGCGATGAGCTTCCACCCCAAGGTGCTGTCTCCCACCGGGTCCACGCCCGATTTCAACATGAGGGACAAGGGTGTTTAG